A portion of the Segatella copri DSM 18205 genome contains these proteins:
- a CDS encoding phosphatidylserine decarboxylase family protein codes for MGQKIKKLKKIRLHREGTDQLVTGAIALVAIAAILWTTLDNKIPFWAFVVVFGTVYGIVLNFYRCPIRYLNVEDTSKLVVAPADGKIVVIEEVENAPYFGDRRLMISIFMSLWNVHANWFPVDGKVKFVKHVDGNYHKAWLPKASEENEHADVMITTPEGVDVLCRQIAGAVARRIVTYAKEGEECFIDEHLGFIKLGSRVDVYLPVGSEVCVKMGQSTTGDQTIIAKLK; via the coding sequence ATGGGACAGAAAATAAAGAAATTAAAGAAGATAAGATTGCACCGCGAAGGTACCGATCAGCTGGTAACCGGAGCGATAGCGTTAGTAGCCATTGCGGCTATATTGTGGACAACCTTAGACAACAAGATTCCGTTCTGGGCTTTTGTTGTTGTGTTCGGTACGGTATATGGTATCGTGCTCAACTTCTACCGTTGTCCTATCAGATACCTCAACGTAGAGGATACTTCGAAACTGGTAGTAGCACCTGCCGACGGAAAGATTGTGGTGATAGAAGAGGTGGAGAATGCTCCTTACTTCGGTGACCGCCGCCTGATGATTTCCATCTTCATGAGCCTCTGGAATGTTCATGCCAACTGGTTCCCGGTGGATGGTAAGGTAAAATTCGTGAAGCATGTGGACGGCAACTACCACAAGGCATGGCTGCCTAAGGCTAGCGAGGAAAACGAGCATGCCGACGTGATGATTACCACACCTGAGGGAGTGGATGTACTCTGCCGACAGATTGCCGGTGCAGTGGCACGCCGCATCGTAACCTATGCCAAGGAAGGGGAAGAATGCTTCATCGACGAGCACCTGGGATTCATCAAGCTGGGTTCACGCGTGGATGTCTACCTGCCTGTAGGTTCAGAAGTATGCGTAAAGATGGGACAGTCAACTACTGGCGACCAGACCATCATCGCTAAATTGAAATAA